The sequence TAATTTCAAAGAAAATCAGTTGAACTACAAATATAAAATTTTCTCCATCACAAAAACATAAAAGGATTACATCCTGCTTCCAGCTTCTTTTTTCACTTTCTAGATTTAATTCAGATAAAGTACTGCTTCCAGCTTCTTTATTCACTTTCTAGATTTAATTCACATATAGTACATGTAACTGTGTCTACACACAAATCCCAACTATCCATTATAAACATGATAAAGATCTTGGCACAGCTCTTATTTGTATATGGTTTTTTCTCAGATAGGGTACTTACTTTGAGCAATTTACGATGATGGCTGCTAAATTCTGCTTCACTATACGGAAGCAGCTGGCGCAAAAGCCAGCCACCATCCCACAATGTTTCTGCAGAAATATTGGACCGGCAAAATAGACTGACCAGCGCATCAACCACCTATAATAGAAAATTACACGATAACTAGAAGGTATCTGTTGTACAAAAACTTCAAATATTCTCCTCAAGTCACTCCGGATCATTGTATTATTAGCATTATGCAGTTGAGAAGAAATTTGATTTAGCAACAAACCTGAAATCTATGTACTCGAGGGCTTACGCCCAAATCAATGCAAGAACATGACCATCCATATTGATCCTGGACAATAACACGAAATAGGGACAATTAAATACCAGCGATAAAGATTCAACAGAACTTGAAGAAAATGAGGTTGAACCAAATGAAACCTGACACGAAGCAAAGTACTTGTCAGCAAGTGAAGCTAAATAAGATCATAGTAAAGTACCAAGCCAAGACAAGAACTTTGACCAGGAGGGGTACAAAAATGAGAGAAAAACATTCAACGGACTGAGCCAAAAAAACAAGTGTCGTTTTTGGTATTCTATCAACTTATCGGGATTCACATGTTCATAACCCTGAAATTTCATTTTCTAAAGTAAGAATTCAGCATTTCTGTGCAACTTACCCCCACAATTAAAATCTAAAATCATTCGGCGTATCACTAAAAAGCATTAGAACAATTCTTAATACTTTATGGGTCTGATTTTCACAAAGCTATATGAAGTGATATCTAAAAAGCTCAAACTTCACATCTTCACCATGAAATGCTTACTGCTTCATATGTGGCTTTGCCTCTTTTATAAACGATTCCCACAAAACTGtaacataggcataacttttcaGACAACTGTCCTCAATCATCACAAAAGCTCGGTATCTAACACTACACTTCTTAGTTTTGAGTAAAAAGGTAAATTCAATTCCCTCTTTAACCCTCTTGCTTTGTCTGTTCTATATTCGTCTCGTATAATTCATTCCCTCCTTGAAATTTACCAAAACATTTTAACTTAATCAAGTCACCCCCTACATTCTCCTTGTTGAATCATTTCACACAAGCCACAAAATATGAGATCTATCTTCCAGTTGAAAAGGTTTAAAAGGTGGGTAGGACAGCAACCTCTTAATCATAATGCCCAAGATTCAAATATATTTTAACTACGGAAGGATCTAATAGTTTATCTAAGCAGATGCCAACCTCATCATTCTGATATatgcaataaaagtaattgatgATAAGTTGgtaaaacaccttgatagtttGAAGATATGTATCAATTTGACTATTGACGCCATCTTCCGAAACGCCACCTTCTGGTGAAAAAAGCTGCTCTTCATCTGGACCCTCTCCCACCAAAGCTTGCTTCATACACAAAATATTTCAGTAAGACAACATGGGATAACCATTCCATATTTAGAAAAACTGGAATCCTAGATATTAGCATCAAATTAGAAACAATACATAGTGAAGTAAAAAGAATTGTCACTCTGGGAATTTTGACATCCATATTTATGCAGACTGGATCCTTACAAATTAGAACTTCGCATCAATCCAGTAAAGAAGTACAGAGACAAAAGGACAATATTCTTAATTCAAGTAGCCAAGTAGGAACACACTACTATAAACTCGAGATTAACCAACACCTACCAGCAGAAGTTTCTTATGCTGTTTTCTTTGGGGAAGAATTCCAAGAGCGTCAAGCATTGACTCATCTAGTTCTACAAAAGAGATAGAGTACGTAATTTTGTAAGTGCTTGCATAAAAAAGATGAGAAGATCAGAATTAAGTTCAATGAATCAGCAACATTACCCTTCGTCTGCAACAAAGTAGCCAGCACATTCAAAGAACCCAAAACTTTTATTTCATCCCCATGAACAATGTATGAGAGCAATACTTCCCTTAAAGAAAACTTCAGCAAGTCAGCTTCTTGATAACCCAAGGAGAAGTAAACAACATTAAGAGAAGGTTAAAGTTCAGACTAGTCAACTCAGTGGTGGCTCGCTTGGCGGACATATATGACAAAGGTGACAAGAATAAGGCAATCACGGTGTACAATTGTGCTGGTTCTAAGATGTCTAGGTTTTTCATTCAGctatgaaattgaaaattttaataaaataagATCCCTTTACTCCTACAGGGGCAAAGCTGAACACATAGTGTAAgactttttctttccttcaaatcatCGTGAGTGTTACAGCTATTAGATAGGATAAAGTGTAAGAACTAAACAGAGCCAAAGAAGATAAGACATGAGATAATCAATGACAAGTAATCCCATATCACCTCAAAGCCAAATGCGGACCACTACAGTTATGCTGGAGTGAAAAGTCTTCTGCTGAATGTATTTGGGAAGAACTAGGTGAAGTTGGTACAGTAATTTTTAAGAGCTGATTATCTGCCTTTGCATCAACTGCATCTTTGTCCAGACTATGGTTTTCCTGCGTGAAACTGTGACCAAATATATTTCCGTTCTGTTTAACTTCAGACCTTGGAGTAAATGCTTCCAGCAAACAGAGTAATGCCACGGCAATTGTATTCGCTAAATTCTTGATCTTAAGGATGCGCACAATGCAACAAAATAAATACAGTGAAGTAGTAGCGCTGATTTGTGCCCCCTGAAGTTGCATGTAACAGAACGTTTGAGAGGAAATAAAGAAAGGGAAAGCACAATGCAGATATGAAAAACAAGAGTTACTCACATTGGTAGGGTCTGTTCTCAAAGATGGAAAAAGCAATGGAAATATCAAAAGCTGCAACATCTTCTCCGCTATCACCTTTCCAAGGTCGGGAATCCCCGAAGATATAGCATCGCTAAAATAATATAAGCTGTCTTCAATTTCATCAACAGCAGCAAGAATGGAAGAATTTGATTCTGGGGTTGGATTCCTGTATCAATAACCATATATATTAGGAGATAATAAGCACAATAATAAATCTGATGCTCATACTCTTTCTATCTAGAGGGATAACATGCCAACAAAAGCTGATATACATGCAAAGTGGGATGCACCATCTACTTAAACTTCATTTCCTTACTTTACAGATTCAGAGACCCGTTCGTCCAAGATTATGCACCTCCTCCGGAAGTAGGTAATCAAATTCGAAAAGTAATCTGCCATAGGTGTACTAATGACATATCTATTAACACATTCGTCTCCAACTGAAAAGGGATAACAATTAAAAAAACATACATAAGTAGAaaacaattgaaatcaaaataaaaaaagtaatttgCAGATACGAAAAACAAAAAGCCTCCAACTTACCATGGTAGACATTGAGTGTCACAGCACGCACAGCAATACGAACCATGCTTTCTTCGTGGAAAGCTAATTGTATAGCCTCTATGTACAACGGAAAGGATACTACTTCATTCTGGATttacaacaaagaaagttctCCTTATACAAGTGTACAAAAGTTCTCCTTATACAAATGTACAAAAGTAAACTCATCTTGAATGACATTAGTTAACTCAATTTATTTTAATAGACAATCACAACACCATCAGTAAACCTCACAGACAAAATATGCCGTAAATAGCCATCATGTTCACACACTTCCACTCCAAATCCATATCCACTTGACTACTTGATTATCCTAGTGCTTGTTTGAGCATCCTAGAAGGGGCTACTTCTTTGCAGTAAATTTACTTCATAGCTGAATAATTCTGTATGATGTGAAAACATTAAGAAGTCTGCAGTCTTCAGCAACTTACGCATATTTCAACTAACCAGAAATGATAGGTTTCTCATAACATGACTGATACCCGGATGACATTTAACGTTAAGACGGAAATACGTACTAAATTTCTTAATATGAATCTCATTTAAGATTTAACAGAATTTAATCCAGTGTTCAAAGTTCAAAAATAAGATGAGGAAAAGAAATGTAAATGCTAAATGAACTTGCTGAAACAGACTAATCATAGCGTTTGTTTTTCCTAACAGAATATCATGACGAGTTTATGTGATTGGTTTTTTGCCATCATAGTGGAATTTAAGATGATATTTAAAAGTATTTATCAGGAAATGCTTTTCAGTTAAGCTGCAATCACGCAACAAGTCAGGTGTAAGTACTACATGGTTTAAGCAACATACATCTTCAGTCTTCATAAGCAAAGGAACTGTACTTTTAGTTAGCTTCCCACTTATCGCCCTGAAATGAAAAAAGTGCATGAATCAAACTAACTagcagtttcaaaaaaaatatggggaagaagaaatagaatattataataataaagaaaataatgaagATGAGATATCAGATACcgatcaaaataataataataataataatgaaaaagaGTAGATAGCAACTCACAGACCTTAGAAAAGAGATGTAGTAAGACAATAGTTCTTCGTTACGGAAGTCAAAGGGATATGTTATAAGGTAGTTAACATGTTCAGTGCTGAATATATGATCTGCAGGAAAAATGAGTGTGAGAAATGTACACCAATTTGAGCTAAAAGAAGGGCCTAAAAACTGCTTTGAGTAATACCACACTACTATTATTGACTTACATAGAGCACGCTCACTCCTAAGATTCTGAATCATAATGCTCACGGTTTGTAGTATTTGAAGAGCTACAGCCAAGGTTTTACTAACTTTTAGTATACGCGCAAACTCCCCCATAACTTGCTTTTCCATGAAAAAACTGCAAAAAAATCCTTAGTTTGATAAACAGGTACTGTATAacaactaaaagaaatatcaatgCACACAATATATTGAGAAGCCTCACTCAAAAAAGGTTGGATCATTTTGGTCACCATATGTAACTATCTCAGCAATTGACCTCAGTGCCTCGATCACCAGATCCTGTATTGCGTGTAAATATGACAATGAGAACTTTTAAACCACGAGTTGAGTATATTTAACACAGATTATACCAAGAGACGGGAGAAATTATTAACCTGGTTAACTTCATTGACAATTTGTACCTTTTGCAGCTGATCAGTTAAACGGCTGCCAACAAACTAAAGTCAGACTTAACTCACAGAAAGCGGAATTGCAGTAATTAAAATGATTTGAGCCGCTCGCTGAAACATATCAATGCATAAGAACATAACACCCCATTGTCAAAGAAAGTCATAGTTTGCCTTTTCAAAACATCCTTATCAAATTTTAGCCACAGACTCTTATCAGACTCTTTATGCTAGAAAAAGCTTTCTCACAACATCGTATTACGAGTTAGTCAGTTAGATTTGCTTACATCTGGTACTTTATTTCATTCAATATGTTTCACTTCACCCAATATGTTAAGCTTCACCGATTCCAGGGTCCGTTTTTACAAATCCATTGTACAGATTTCTCAACCCGGGTTAGTTATTTCATATCCTTCTTTCTCCACATCAAGTCATTAATGCAATTCCGTTAAACAagtgttttgctcataacttcagTTTTAAGCATTCACGGCAGTGATTAGCATTTAAGTATTTAACCCATCTCAAACTAACTAAGTTGCCTATGTCCAACCAACAGGGATCCATATATCCACCTCAAACAACATAAAGAGACATACAACATTTCTCCAATATCACAGAGTTCCCATAAAATCATTCTCTCAAAGATAAGAACCCACAAACTCATACTATATTTAATCACTTCCTAGCAATATGAAATCTACACATATCATTGTTTCCATTAAGAGGTGTGCCACTGCAAACAGACCTTCGGTTAGACTTTAGCGGGCCACAATTTTGAACTTTCCATGAACTCCACACTTTGCAGTTGAAAATTATGATGCTAACTGGTCATTGTCATCTCAAAACTAGTGATAGAATAGAAAATTCCTAACAATCATGTATTCAGCTAGACGGAGTTCGATTGAACAGGATTACGTAATCATTCTTCTGTGACTTAAAAGAACCCCTAGATTTCCACTTTCAGAAAATTCTACAAACGGTTCCTAAAACTTCAATGAACATTCGTCAACTCACAATTTCATTCGTAATTCTCTAAATTTCAAACCTAACAACTCAATTTCTAAACTAAACTCATCAAACTCTAAAAGAATTCGGAGCACAATTCATTGAAATAAAGTCATAAAAGAAATTTCAAGGAAAATGACGAACCTGAGTTCTTCCAAAGAGAATCGATTTCTGGGTCTCCAGAAAGCAAGCCACATGTTTCAAAATACCAATCAGATCTGTATAATTAACATGACCTTATATCAAATAAAACCGAGATGCAATATCTGTAACCAATTTCTTCTTCGAATCAGCCCTAATTTTGGATTAATTACCAATCAAACACTTCTTCATGATCTAAAGACataattgtaaaccctaattttgataatTTATTGTAATCCTCCATTCACCCATCAATAAATCAAAAttttctccctctctctctctaatttttctgttgggttttggcTGGTTTTGCCGATAACcggaaaaaatatttcttttctgtTTCGGTTTTTTTAACTTATTAAATTGCTGTAATGATTTGGTTGAATTTGAGCCGTTGGATTCGATTACTTCATCGAAAGTCAATTTGTTTCTGTAAAGTTCCACGTCATAGATTATGAAGACAGATATTCGAAAATTTTATTATACCTTGTTTGTTGTTGTGGCATGATTAAAGAAAGATGAAATGGTGAATTTGGGAGTCCATGTGTATGAATTTATCCACTTTGCAACAATTTAAGCTTCTTGGTTCAAGTTGACGATGCATACACTCTTGAAGGCGACGCACCAGCAATGGTGTGGAACCCTATACGTGTGATGTTTTTTCTATTGAGAGCTGGCATTGTAATGTCGACAACGCTCTCTTGAAGCAATGATTTCGACAGTGTTTGCTTATTTATTGTTTTGCTTTGCGCGTGTTATTGTTCTGTAGCTGAAGAACTTGTTAGTATATTTTTTTGggtatgataaaaaaaaagagttactgACAATAGGTAGCTATATCATTTGCCTCCCACATTAGATGACTTTGAGTACTGCTTCCCATTTTAGCCAGATTCTGAAGATTTAAGAAGTTTTTGGGATTAATAACCTTACAATTCACTTTCTCAAATGAGTTGATTTTTAAAAGAAGCTGATCTACTTTAGAGTTGGTCTTCCAACTAGTTTTTCTGCTTCCTCCCTTGAGAGTACTGGTTATGTGATAATATGTGCCAAGCAGGTTGAACTTTTTGCATTTCAGTGGAGAGGCCCACTCCAAAGCATCTCGAGCAGCTAAGCAGTCTCCTGCTTCTTTTCCTAGAGTTGTTGCTCCTCTGGTTCTTCTGTCGATAGTTTCTCCTTTGTCACCTATTAAGGACACAACAATCCCAGTTAGACCTGTGCATTTATTGTAATGAGAGTAATAAGTAAAAGAGATTGTcatgtgttcttcatgttcaacaAAATTAGGAGATCTAGATTGACTGTTTAAACCATTTCTGGCTTGCAGAGTCATGCTAGAGGTAATGTGGTTTATGATGAGTTTTCCTGTTCGGCCGGGACAAGGTTTTATTTTCTGAAAAACTGCTTCACATCTGGATTTCCAGATGTGCCAGCAGATGG comes from Papaver somniferum cultivar HN1 chromosome 7, ASM357369v1, whole genome shotgun sequence and encodes:
- the LOC113299370 gene encoding protein TRANSPARENT TESTA 9-like, which gives rise to MWLAFWRPRNRFSLEELSRLTDQLQKVQIVNEVNQDLVIEALRSIAEIVTYGDQNDPTFFDFFMEKQVMGEFARILKVSKTLAVALQILQTVSIMIQNLRSERALYHIFSTEHVNYLITYPFDFRNEELLSYYISFLRAISGKLTKSTVPLLMKTEDNEVVSFPLYIEAIQLAFHEESMVRIAVRAVTLNVYHVGDECVNRYVISTPMADYFSNLITYFRRRCIILDERVSESVKNPTPESNSSILAAVDEIEDSLYYFSDAISSGIPDLGKVIAEKMLQLLIFPLLFPSLRTDPTNGAQISATTSLYLFCCIVRILKIKNLANTIAVALLCLLEAFTPRSEVKQNGNIFGHSFTQENHSLDKDAVDAKADNQLLKITVPTSPSSSQIHSAEDFSLQHNCSGPHLALREVLLSYIVHGDEIKVLGSLNVLATLLQTKELDESMLDALGILPQRKQHKKLLLQALVGEGPDEEQLFSPEGGVSEDGVNSQIDTYLQTIKDQYGWSCSCIDLGVSPRVHRFQVVDALVSLFCRSNISAETLWDGGWLLRQLLPYSEAEFSSHHRKLLKDAYKNCSACLLLEVRGVWPDLLTTVLTNEWRKCKKAIEASSPQKEPKCVLLPPPKFSLDVESSFSAGERMYEMVKVFVLRHQLQIFSSGGTLPDQPPINCPTDPPVNSRSKASGLDLTDPKPGTEISIAGAVPCRIAFERGKERHFFFLAVSRGASGWILLIEEQPIRNKRGVVRVAAPLAGSNPKIDDKHMKWLHLRIRPSSLPFLDPSKFDVFGNPKPKALIDGRWTLAFRDEASCQSAFSMILEEIDLQTNEVERRLKPLFDLSRPIDELVPSLHVTETSPIRTKTEVSS
- the LOC113299371 gene encoding uncharacterized protein LOC113299371, which encodes MNVLPRIQFFTWKMKENILPFNGCLSVFINYIDPICIVCRNNIETGEHAFMQCSFARAVWAQCYLNLDNATYGDKGETIDRRTRGATTLGKEAGDCLAARDALEWASPLKCKKFNLLGTYYHITSTLKGGSRKTSWKTNSKVDQLLLKINSFEKVNCKVINPKNFLNLQNLAKMGSSTQSHLMWEANDIATYCQ